The genomic region AGTACTAGGAGTACCTTCTATAGGATCAATGCTTATTAATGCAAATCCAGTAGCCATTGTGCTACCTTTAACAGCGGCTTGTTCATTATACATTTTAGAGATAGACATCCATGTCGCTCTTAGTATATAATCTATTGTTTTATCTCTCATTTAATAAAGTTACATCCAAAGATAGTAAATAAATACTATGCATGCATAATAAAATGATAAAATTTACAACGATTTCGTATTATGAAAATAATACTTTTTACGCTTTCGCGAAAGCGTAATAAAAAAGCCTCAGTAATTAAACTGAGGCTTTAAATCAATTAATAAATTATAGACTAGTAATTTATATAAACCCAACTAGCAGTGTCTTCTTCATCTTGATCGTTATATTGAATCACGTAGAAGTAAGTTCCTACTGGTAGTAAACCATCACCTGCTAGAGCACCTTTATTAGGGATTCCTGCAAATTCTTCATAATTACTTGCGCTAGTTTCATAAACTACTGTACCATTACGGTTAAATATTTGTAATGTAAAGTTGTTATACTGTTCAGCAAGTCCTGGGATAGAGAACGTATCATTAATTCCATCGTTATTAGGAGAGAAACCTTCTGGGAATACAATCTCACAACGTTCAAATATAATTGTGAATTGAGAGGTGTTAAAACATCCTGTTGTATTATTCTCTAATCTTGCAAATAATAAATCTGTCGTTACACCAGACTGGAATGGAACTGTATAGCTTAATGGTAATGCATTTGTTGCATTTTGTGCATCACTATCAGTTGTGTAGTAACTAATCGTATAGTCTGCTGGATTAAGTCCATTTAAAACGGCAGTATCTTGGACAGATAATTCAAAAAGATTTTGATTTAAATCTACTGAACCATCACAGATGTTTGTTAAATCTGGTGCATTACCTATCGCCGGCGCTGCTTGTACAGTAATGTCAAAGCTAGTTGTGCCAGAACATCCTGCGTCATTCACAAATCTTGCATAAATTGTTTCTGTACCACTTACCGTATAAACATTAGGAAGTGCTGCAGCACCACTTTCAGCATCTGCTTGTGTAGCGTGGTAGGTTACGATTCCCGTTGAACCATTTGCAACTGTAGCGTCTTGATCTGATAATGTGAAGTCAGAACTTCCATCTAAAGGTGCATCATCACAAACTTCTATATTAGCTACTGTTCCTAAAGTTGGAGCATTTAATACTACAAGATTGAATGGAGCAGTTCCAAAACAGTCTATATCATTAATGTTTTGCAGTCTTACATAAAGTACTTGTGGAGACATCGTATTAGTATAAGGAACTGTAGTATCAATAGCTCCCATATTCATATCAGCATCTGCTTGAGACTCATGGATTGTGTAATCTACATCTACTGGGTTACCGGCTTGTGCTGCTATGGTAGGTAAGAAACTAGCTAAATCAAAATCTTCTACACCATCCTGACTTACATCATCACATATTTCATAATCTGGTATGTTACTAACTGTAGGCACAGAACTCACAGTTAACACGAAAGAGCCAATTGCAGAACAACCATCATTAATAGGTGATGTGTTGTTTTCAATGCGTACCCAAATGGTATTAGAACCTAAAGTAGCATTGTAATTTAGTGGTAATGGATTCTGACCAGCGTCTGCATCAACAGAGTTTGCATAGTACGAAATATTAAAAGTTGCAGCGTCTTGAGTACCTAATACATCAGATGTGAATTGTGATAAATCAACGATTTCATCACCAGAGTTGTCATCATCACAGTAGTCTAATAAAGTAACATCTACTGGATCTACAATTCCGTTTTCATAAATAGTAATATCTTGAGTAAAATCTCTAACATCTCCAGAAACATTTGTTACGTTTACAGTAACAGTAAAAGTACCTGCTGAGGCATAAGTATTAGTCACAATACCAGGACCAGTAACCATTCGTGTATTACCATCACCAAAATCCCAATTCGATGCCGCAACCTGAGGTAAACAAGCAAGTACAAATTCTGTAGCATCACCTTGACATTGATCATTTACGGTAAACGAACTAGCAAAACTAGATTGAACAAATACAGGTAAACCTTGTTGAGCTTGACCTGGAGAAATATCAATTGCTGTAGGATTATAAACAGGATTAGCTGTTTCTGGATTGATAGATCCTAACCAAGATTGATCCCAACGGGTAACATAAATAATACCGTCTCTACCTAATTGCAATGTACCTCTTGAACCACCAGTTATATCGGCAAATTCATTTCTTGAGGAAATTATATTTGCTTGATCACATAAATCATATTGTACTAATTTTCTATTACTAGTTGCTGTTGGACTAAAAGAGCTACTAATATCATGATACAAATACTGGGACGAAGGAGAAAACTCTACACCATAAACAGGTCCATTGTCTAATTGAAGCCCAGCACCACTGAATTGACCATTACCAGGATTAAAGTCATATAAGAATAAACCTTGATTTGTTAAGTTTTGAGTACCTATCGCTAGTTTAGTTCCATCAGGTGAAACTCTCAACATACCACGGTCTCCATTGGTTGCAGCTAGTGGAGTAGAAAAATATGGTAAACCACCATTTGCAGATTGTGCAATAGGAGCTGGTAGTACAAATGATACGTTAGGACCAGCGATACCTCTTACTTCCCAAGCAAATAACGCATTGTTATCACCAGAACCTGTAGAAACACTCGTTGCATTAGATCTACCAAAAGTCATTACATACGCATTGTTGCTTCCTGTTTGAATAGTAGCGGCTAACTTTTCAGAAGAAGCCGCTAAAAGAACGATGTTTTTAACACCTGGAACAACATCTCCTAAGCCTCCATTCAATGCCATTTCGACTCTTGAATATACCATAGGCGAGGTGTTTCCATTTCCAGCAGTAAAAACAAAGTATACACCAGCTGTTTCAGGAGCTTTAATAATAATTGCTGCTTGCGTTGCTGATGTTCCACCTAAAAGTCCTGTACCATTAGGCATTGGATCACCATTTCTGTTAAAAATTGTTTGGCCATCTGTGAAGAATAAAAGATTGCCGTTTTCATCGGATATTGTACCTACTCCTTCATCCTGATCAATTGTAGAGTTAGCAATAAGAGGTAATGCAGATCGATTTTGAGGATTAGGTGTAAATTCAATAGCAGCTCTTCTTCCAAAAACCCACCAGGATGATTCTTCTTGAGCTGTGACGCTAAATGAAATTACTAATGTCAGTAATAAGAGTATTGCTTTTTTCATAATGTACTTGATTAGGAGTAGAGTTATTTAGGGTTGTTAGTTTTCTAATTTAAATAAACATATCCAGCAATGGGTTTTAAACCAGGCTCGTTAAATTCTATAATATAAAAATAAGTTCCAGTAGGTAGTCTTTTGCTTGAATTATGTGCTAGTCCACGGTTACTGGTTCCATCCCAAGAAGGAGTATAATTATCACCTTCCCAAATCTTCATACCATATCTGGTAAATATAAAAATTTTATGTTTATCATATACGTCTCTCAATCCAGAAACGATGAACGTATCATTTATCCCATCATCGTCAGGTGTAAGGACATTGAACACTTTAACAGGGCAGTTTTCTACGTTAATGTTAAAAGAAGTGATGTCATAACAATTTGTATTACTTACTCTTACATACAATGTCTGTGGAGAACTTATATTTTGATACGGTAGATTTGTGTTTATGGGATCAATATTAAGGGTTGCCTGCTCTAGAGTTTCATGGATAGAAACTACTTGATTTAAACTTGAATTCACTTGATTTTCTATAAGTGATAAATCAAAATTTGCAGTGTCAAAACCTTCATCACATAACTCGATATCCATAGGAACTGCATCGATAATCGCTGGTTCAAATACTGTAATTTCTATAGTCTCTGTAAAGCTGGATACAAGTGTTTCAACATTTGCTGTGACCGTATAAGTTCCTGGAGCACTAAAAATATGACTAGGATTTAAATCCATCGAGATGTTATTAGAACTGTTTATATCACCAAAGTCCCATAATATACTTTCAACTTGTGCACTTGTATTAAAAGTAAATGCTTGAGATTCTCCAAAACAATGGTCTACTGCATTTATATCTCCATTTAATAAAAATGATTGAACAAAAATAGGTAGCCCATAAATCGCTTGTGCTCCATTAGTTAAAGCAAAGTCATTATAGATATAATTAGATGCTGTACCGCCATCATCAGGATTATTAATGACACTTAAAAAACTTTCATTAATTCGGGAATGATAAATCCTATTGTCTAGACCTAACTGTAACGCACCTCTAAAAGGAGCTATCATATCTGTATGAACTACAGCTTTACTAGCGGCAATATTTGCTGCTGTTAGGTCATATTGTAAAATCTCTCCTCTTAAAAATTCATATATGATTGTTGTAGATGGTAACATATAGTCAGCCTCAGCATAAAGATATCTTCCATTACCAGAAAATTCTACTCCATAAAAGCTTGCACCATCTGCTCGAGTCATTAATGGTTGTGGATTAGAAACCACGCCGGTCGCATTATTAAAATCATATAAATACAACTCGCCACCTTGTGCATAAGCAAGACTACGCGCTTCTAGAACATTAGTGATTCCAGAAAATTCGGCCGTAGTGTTGTTTGAAAAATGAGCTGCTACTAATTTATCTCCTCGAGCATTGAGTTTAATATAACCTCTCATTGCAGCGACATCTACGTTAGTAATAGGAGTAGAAATCAACTCTATAAACGGACCTACAACACTTGTTACTGGCGCTAGGTTGAGACCAGCTGCCGTAATTTCATAAGCATAGTAGGTATCTTCAAATTGAGTTAGTACCCAGAAACCATCACCAGTTGCATTAGATATTGCAGTCAGTTTTTCTGACGTAAGCGGCAAGAGATTGATGTTTTTTTGTGAAGAAACAATATCACCAGTTCCTCCATTCAAAGACATATCCACAATAGAGTAGTGGAAACCTACATTCATGCGATATTGTTGATCGCTGGTGTCTACCGTAAAAATATAATATAAATCATCATTACCAGGTTGTGGAACGATGATCGCACTAGACGTACTTGAAGAATCACCTAATAGTCCTGTACCATTAGGCATTAAATTGTGTGTGGAATCGAATACTAACGATCCATCTGTATAGAATAGTAAATTACCTAAATCATCAGAAATTGTAGCACAACCTTCTCCAGTAACTAATTGTCCTATGCCGGTAGCCGTAGCGGTACCAGACGAGAAGTCGATTCCAGCAGTAACTCCAAAGTACCACTGGGATGATTCTAGTTGCGCTTTCGCGAAAGCGAAACTTAAAATTAAAATGCTTACTAAAAAATATCTCATTGCCTAATAGTAAAAATAGGCAATTTGAATTTATCTTTTTAAAGTGAAATGTGAGGAAAAGGTCGTTCCATCCATTAAAGTTGCAGTGAACCAGTAATCACTAGAAGGCATAGGGTTGCCATTGTAAGTTCCATCCCATCCTACACCATCTGCTGCGATTTGTTTTAATAACTTACCGTAGCGATCAAATATAAAAATTTGTGCGCCTGGCTCAAACGTGAATGATGTACCTATTAACTGCCAGTAATCATGATAGTTATCATTATTAGGCGTGAAATAACGTGGATAACCTATGATACTAAAATCTTGTTGTACTGTACCACATCCATTTTTATCTCTTACATATAAAGTGTAAAAACCTGGAGAGAGATCGTCAAACACAGGACTGTCTTGGAATGGTTCTTCAAGACTTACTCTATATTCATAATCGCCTAAACCACTCACATTTGCAGTTGCAGATCCATTACTTGAAGTGCCTGCATGTATCACGTCAATGCTATCAATGGTTGCGGTCTCGCTTATAATTACTGTTACCGTTCTATTGCTAGTACATCCATTAGCGTCTGTAACTGCTACCGTATAATCACCACCAGTAGTTACTTGTATACTAAAAGTGTTTTCTGAGGTACTCCATAAGTAAGTATAATCAGATGGAGCACCAGTTATAATACCTGCATCGATAGTAAGTGGTTGTGGATTATTACCACAGTAATCGATTAGTGCTACTGGTTCAATGATTGGTAAGTCATTAACAATAAGTTCTACTTCACTAATTCCAAAACAGTTTCCGTCAGGTGATTCTGCTCTTGCAAATATAATTTGACTATTTGGAGTTGTATTATCATAAGTGATTGGTAACACATTTTGTTCTGTTAACGCATCATTTAAGCTTGCATAATAATTTAATGTAACATTTGATGGCGCTGATATAAGTACAGAACTATCTGCATCAGTAAGGTTAAATGTGGTCATACCATCTGCAACACCATCATCATCACAACCAGTAAGTATAGTGTCTTGTGCATCGCTTGCACTAACCGATAAGGTAATTTGAGATGTGGTATAGCAACTAGTGGTATCATCTGTAACTCTCGCATATACAATTTGTAATGGAGTTGTATTTGTATAACTAGTATTATCTAATGGTGACTGGTTGTTGTCTGCATCATTTTGATTGATGTGATAGCTTACGGTAACACCAGTTGCGCTAGCGGTAATGGTTTCATCAAACTCAGATAAATTAAAAATTGTCCTGCTGTCTAGTGTACCATCTTCATCACATTGAAAAGCATTAGTATCATTTGCCACAGGTTTTGGATTAACAACTAAGTCAAAGCTAGTGGTGTCAACACAACTAGACTCACTATTATTTACAATTCTAGCAAATACAGTTTCATTAAATGCAGTTGAATTAGTATAATTTAAACTAAGTGGATTGTTACCAGAATCTGCATTTGCTTGAGAGTCGTGATAACTAACAGTAAAACCTGTGTTAGACTGACTATCTAGAATTAGAGGTGTTTGAAGGCTGAGATCAAATGATTGAAAACCGTCAAAATCATCATCACATACTTCTAGATTACTTACAGTATTTGCAATAGGTTGATCAAAGATTTCGATATCAAAGCTAGTGGTATCAAAACAATCTTCGTTATTATTATTACTAACACGAGCATATAATGTTTGAGTTGCTGTTGTAGCCATATAAGGTAGTGTTACAGGATTTGCACCATTGTCTGCATCTACCTGTGACAAATAGTATTCTACATTAAAAATGGTAGCATCTTGAGTTCCTAATATTTGTGGAGTTGCTGTTGATGTAAGATCAAAAGATTCTGAACCATCATTGTTGATATCACAAACATTTACATTAGTTGCAGCATTTGCTATTGGTGTATCAAAAATCTGAACACTTTTGCGATAGGTTCTTACAGATCCATTAATGGTTAAAGTAAGTACGACATTATATACACCAGGTGCTGCATAGACATGTGTAGGGCTTTCAACTGACGAGTTTGTTCCATCACCAAAATCCCAGTTTACTAATGTAGGTGGTGTGTCTGAGTCAAATTCAAAAGCAGTATTATCACCTAAGCAAGTAAATTCTACATCTATTAAAGCAAAGAAACTTTGTATAAATGGAGGCAAACCTTGAGCAGATAATCGTCCTGCTAGTGGTATTGCATCATGAACATAGTTACAACCTTGCCCTGCAACATTAGGATTATTAATGACTCCTAAAAAGCTACGACCGTCGTTATAAGTATCTGATAAAGCTCTGTAAATCTTTTTATCGATACCTAACTGTAAAGAACCTCTATAACCAGGTCTAGTATCTATAACAACTGTTGAAGAAGCTGGATTAGGGCTAGTCATGTCAAATTGGAATAGAGTAGAAGAGTGCGCCGATGGATCGTTACTATTTGCATCATTAGATGCTGTTACATATAATAAACTACTATCTGGTGAAAATTCTACACCATAACCACTTCTATTTTGACCTGTAAATTGTAGTTGTCTTTCATTACTAACTATTCCTGTTAACTGATCATAATCGTATAAAAAAGAACCAGATCCCATATTACAAGATACCATATACTGACCATCTGGTGAAATTTTAAGATTTCCACGTCTACCACCGTTATTAATAGGTGAAGCCACTTGCGACTTTACAGGTACGGGATCTACACCACTAGGGCTTACAGTAAATGTGTAGAATGTATCAAAAGCTGTACCTATTCCATTAAATTCTGCTAGAGCAGTGACTAAGATTTCATCATTAACACCATGGTTAATAGCGGTAATTTTTTCAGAACAAGTGTTTATTAAATTATTAGGGTTAGTAATGCTAGAGACTACAGCACCTTGATTAAGATTTGCAGTCATATCTACTTCATACCAGTGTAAACCACTATCCTGGCCACCTGTTGCTGCTGTATCTACAGTAAAGATGTAATAGGTGTCTGGATCCTGCGGTTTAGGTATAATAATGGCGCTTTGTGTACTAGAAGGATTACCTCTTAATCCTTGACCATTTTGCATGATTAGATGATTTCTATCAAAAACGGTAATACCATCTGTATAGAAAAGTAGATTACCATTAGAGTCAGATATGGAAGCACATCCTTCAAAGGTATCAAGTTGACCATTTGCAAGAGGAGTTACAGCGCCTGTTACAGGATCAAAAGTTATCCCAGCATTAAATCCAAAATACCAATTAGAAGCTTCTAATTGAGCGGTTGATAATTGAGATACAGCGAGTACTAGTAAAACTATTATCGCAACTATTTTCTTTTTCATAAAAATCATAGTTGCGAAAATAGTACATACTTATCACAATTTTATGCTAATTATAGGTCTCTACGTTTTAAGATTTTATAAGACCAAAATATAAACAAAAAGCTCCAAGCCATGGTTACTGCTATGTTTATAAAGCTAACGCCATAGTCTTTAATGTATTCACCTTGAGTTAATTGTTCAATTCCTCCTTGTACAATTGATATTTTTGTAAAGGGCTCTTTTATTAATAAACTTGCTGATTCTAATGGTAAAATATGTTGAAGAACATTCCATGTATCTAATTCATATTTAAAGTCTAAGAAAGAACTTATTCCTCTAATTACTAATTCTAATATCCACCACACACCAATTAAACCTAATGCAAAAGCACTACGTTTTACTAAAACACCTGCAAATAGGCAAAAACAGAAAAACATTAAATGGCTGATAAAAAAAGCAGGCAAATACTCCATTTTAGAGAATATAATACCCAATTCCAAATAATCTGAATGGAACAATCCTAAGATTAAAGATGCTATAA from Nonlabens arenilitoris harbors:
- a CDS encoding ABC transporter permease, which gives rise to MKRLLDIEFHKFKYSKSSKVLTIIYLVIVILLMFTGLIQVNINGFKGSLSDLGIFNFPYIWHLSTYMVSFLKIFIAIVIVSLTANEYSNRTLKQNLIDGLSKKELILSKLYLAITLALLTTMIVFIASLILGLFHSDYLELGIIFSKMEYLPAFFISHLMFFCFCLFAGVLVKRSAFALGLIGVWWILELVIRGISSFLDFKYELDTWNVLQHILPLESASLLIKEPFTKISIVQGGIEQLTQGEYIKDYGVSFINIAVTMAWSFLFIFWSYKILKRRDL
- a CDS encoding T9SS type B sorting domain-containing protein, coding for MKKKIVAIIVLLVLAVSQLSTAQLEASNWYFGFNAGITFDPVTGAVTPLANGQLDTFEGCASISDSNGNLLFYTDGITVFDRNHLIMQNGQGLRGNPSSTQSAIIIPKPQDPDTYYIFTVDTAATGGQDSGLHWYEVDMTANLNQGAVVSSITNPNNLINTCSEKITAINHGVNDEILVTALAEFNGIGTAFDTFYTFTVSPSGVDPVPVKSQVASPINNGGRRGNLKISPDGQYMVSCNMGSGSFLYDYDQLTGIVSNERQLQFTGQNRSGYGVEFSPDSSLLYVTASNDANSNDPSAHSSTLFQFDMTSPNPASSTVVIDTRPGYRGSLQLGIDKKIYRALSDTYNDGRSFLGVINNPNVAGQGCNYVHDAIPLAGRLSAQGLPPFIQSFFALIDVEFTCLGDNTAFEFDSDTPPTLVNWDFGDGTNSSVESPTHVYAAPGVYNVVLTLTINGSVRTYRKSVQIFDTPIANAATNVNVCDINNDGSESFDLTSTATPQILGTQDATIFNVEYYLSQVDADNGANPVTLPYMATTATQTLYARVSNNNNEDCFDTTSFDIEIFDQPIANTVSNLEVCDDDFDGFQSFDLSLQTPLILDSQSNTGFTVSYHDSQANADSGNNPLSLNYTNSTAFNETVFARIVNNSESSCVDTTSFDLVVNPKPVANDTNAFQCDEDGTLDSRTIFNLSEFDETITASATGVTVSYHINQNDADNNQSPLDNTSYTNTTPLQIVYARVTDDTTSCYTTSQITLSVSASDAQDTILTGCDDDGVADGMTTFNLTDADSSVLISAPSNVTLNYYASLNDALTEQNVLPITYDNTTPNSQIIFARAESPDGNCFGISEVELIVNDLPIIEPVALIDYCGNNPQPLTIDAGIITGAPSDYTYLWSTSENTFSIQVTTGGDYTVAVTDANGCTSNRTVTVIISETATIDSIDVIHAGTSSNGSATANVSGLGDYEYRVSLEEPFQDSPVFDDLSPGFYTLYVRDKNGCGTVQQDFSIIGYPRYFTPNNDNYHDYWQLIGTSFTFEPGAQIFIFDRYGKLLKQIAADGVGWDGTYNGNPMPSSDYWFTATLMDGTTFSSHFTLKR
- a CDS encoding gliding motility-associated C-terminal domain-containing protein, with the protein product MKKAILLLLTLVISFSVTAQEESSWWVFGRRAAIEFTPNPQNRSALPLIANSTIDQDEGVGTISDENGNLLFFTDGQTIFNRNGDPMPNGTGLLGGTSATQAAIIIKAPETAGVYFVFTAGNGNTSPMVYSRVEMALNGGLGDVVPGVKNIVLLAASSEKLAATIQTGSNNAYVMTFGRSNATSVSTGSGDNNALFAWEVRGIAGPNVSFVLPAPIAQSANGGLPYFSTPLAATNGDRGMLRVSPDGTKLAIGTQNLTNQGLFLYDFNPGNGQFSGAGLQLDNGPVYGVEFSPSSQYLYHDISSSFSPTATSNRKLVQYDLCDQANIISSRNEFADITGGSRGTLQLGRDGIIYVTRWDQSWLGSINPETANPVYNPTAIDISPGQAQQGLPVFVQSSFASSFTVNDQCQGDATEFVLACLPQVAASNWDFGDGNTRMVTGPGIVTNTYASAGTFTVTVNVTNVSGDVRDFTQDITIYENGIVDPVDVTLLDYCDDDNSGDEIVDLSQFTSDVLGTQDAATFNISYYANSVDADAGQNPLPLNYNATLGSNTIWVRIENNTSPINDGCSAIGSFVLTVSSVPTVSNIPDYEICDDVSQDGVEDFDLASFLPTIAAQAGNPVDVDYTIHESQADADMNMGAIDTTVPYTNTMSPQVLYVRLQNINDIDCFGTAPFNLVVLNAPTLGTVANIEVCDDAPLDGSSDFTLSDQDATVANGSTGIVTYHATQADAESGAAALPNVYTVSGTETIYARFVNDAGCSGTTSFDITVQAAPAIGNAPDLTNICDGSVDLNQNLFELSVQDTAVLNGLNPADYTISYYTTDSDAQNATNALPLSYTVPFQSGVTTDLLFARLENNTTGCFNTSQFTIIFERCEIVFPEGFSPNNDGINDTFSIPGLAEQYNNFTLQIFNRNGTVVYETSASNYEEFAGIPNKGALAGDGLLPVGTYFYVIQYNDQDEEDTASWVYINY
- a CDS encoding gliding motility-associated C-terminal domain-containing protein; translation: MRYFLVSILILSFAFAKAQLESSQWYFGVTAGIDFSSGTATATGIGQLVTGEGCATISDDLGNLLFYTDGSLVFDSTHNLMPNGTGLLGDSSSTSSAIIVPQPGNDDLYYIFTVDTSDQQYRMNVGFHYSIVDMSLNGGTGDIVSSQKNINLLPLTSEKLTAISNATGDGFWVLTQFEDTYYAYEITAAGLNLAPVTSVVGPFIELISTPITNVDVAAMRGYIKLNARGDKLVAAHFSNNTTAEFSGITNVLEARSLAYAQGGELYLYDFNNATGVVSNPQPLMTRADGASFYGVEFSGNGRYLYAEADYMLPSTTIIYEFLRGEILQYDLTAANIAASKAVVHTDMIAPFRGALQLGLDNRIYHSRINESFLSVINNPDDGGTASNYIYNDFALTNGAQAIYGLPIFVQSFLLNGDINAVDHCFGESQAFTFNTSAQVESILWDFGDINSSNNISMDLNPSHIFSAPGTYTVTANVETLVSSFTETIEITVFEPAIIDAVPMDIELCDEGFDTANFDLSLIENQVNSSLNQVVSIHETLEQATLNIDPINTNLPYQNISSPQTLYVRVSNTNCYDITSFNINVENCPVKVFNVLTPDDDGINDTFIVSGLRDVYDKHKIFIFTRYGMKIWEGDNYTPSWDGTSNRGLAHNSSKRLPTGTYFYIIEFNEPGLKPIAGYVYLN